Part of the Yersinia hibernica genome, TAACATCTTGGCGGCCTGGCGAACGCTACTGACACCCACCGACATATCATTGATATGACTCAGGCGAATGGCACCGCGCAATAACTTAAACAGGCGGCGGGCATTACCTTTTGATTCCTGATAAAGCGCCTCATTGATATCATCCGCCACCTCTGGCAATACGCTGGCCGCAATGGCGCTAACATCATCTTTAGGCAGGGCATTACCGATATTGAGCGCAAAGGCCACGCGGCTATAAAGCTGGACGAATTCGCCACGCTTGCCTTTCAGGTTAATCAGCAGGCGCGGCATACCGACCAGGACAACACCAATACCGCTTTTATCATGCAGGCGGCGCAGTACTTCCAGTGAGCGATGAGGTAACAATTCACCCTCGTCAATCAGCAAGACATAACCGGAATCACGCAATTTATTGCTACATAACTCAAAGGTTTCATGCATATTGCCGCGAGGGGACAGCCCCAGCCGGTTGCAGATCTCTTCCAGCAGAACACGAGCGGTAAAGCTGGGGTCAACCTCAATGAGCAGCGCAGTAGAGTTCTGGCTGGCATAAGCCTTTAATGCCATGGTTTTCCCTAAACCCGCCTCGCCGTAAATCACATTAATCTCACCGTCAACATGGGCCATGCGGATAATTTCCAGCGCTTTTTTAGACGCCGATGTGGCGACAAACTTCACTTCAACACGCTGGGCCTTATCTTTTTCACGCGTCCGGTCAAGGAAAGCCTGAACCTCGGTATTGACCCTGTCCAAATCCCCGTTATATTTATCCTGTAGATATTGATTGACGGTGGCAGTACTCATACCGATAGCGCGTGAAACCTGTGTTTGATTAAGGCTTTTACGTTCCATCAGTTCTATAAGGTCAGTTTTAATTGTCATAATTGAATTCCTGTGTAGTGAATGAGCGGCATTTGATGGGCGTCAAATAGCCGCTTTTTTATGGCCATGTGTTTTTAAATATTCATCGCGATCAGACTGGAATAAGAACATTTCTTCCCGGTCATCATTAATTCTTGAGATATCGCCCTGAATAAGTGAGCCAAAATCAGGCGCACTCTCAGCGGTCAATACCGGGTTAAGCTCGGCATTAATCTCTTCGGCTTTCTGCTCGACCAGCTTCATGCGACGGCTGTGGCGGTCTTTTGCCACTTTCTGGATATAATCCACTGGGAAGGCTGCGCGGGTATTGCCGTTCACAATGGCAGTACAGATAAATGAACCATCAAGGCGGCGAACGGTAACGCTACTGGCATCGTGGATGTCGAACTCAACCAGAACCTGTTCACCGTCGACCTGAATTAAATCCTGAGAAAAATACTCATTCTTAAAGAGAGGGAACCAGCCGCGATTAACTGTACGTATGATTTGCGGACGGAACATATCGCGTAATTCGATATCAGAAAGACGATCAATAGTCTCCTCGGCCAGTAGCAACTGCCGATACTCCGCAGCGGTATAGTGCTTACCGTCTTCACGACAAGGAAGCGAGCTATGACGATGTCTTTCGTTATAGTCTTCAATCTCATCTTCTATGGCATCAATAAGCTGACGCCATGAGGGCAATTTAGCCATGGCTGCTTTTTGGCGGCTGTTGAGTTCTTTATTCTTACCCTGTGCATTAAAAGCTGAGTTGAGGTCAACGCTGACCATACGAACCGTTTCACGGTCAGCAGACTTGCCGTTATAAGTGGCAAATTTACGGGCAATACGCGCGGGAATTTCGCGGTTAAGTCGCTCAATAATCCCGCGAGCCTGTGGGTTGCCGGGAATACCGGTGGGATGCTCCACGCCAAGTCGCGAAAAAATCCCCGTAATATCAGCGTCTAATATGTTGGCTGTCTGACCAGCCCCATTATCTGAGTAGTAGATCAACGGTATGCCGTGATGCTGCATACCGTGGCGTAGCGCATCAGCCACGGCGATAACGTTCTCTGCCAGACTCAGGCTCCAGCCGACGACATAACGTGTCCGGCCATCAATAACCAGTGTGATTTCGGGTGTGAATGGGCGACCATGGTCAGGGTGGGCCACCTTCATCTTCATGCTATGGCCATCGCCAATCCAAACGCCGTTAACGGGCATTTGTGACCAGTCACGCTTAACGTAGGTATTCAGCGCCCGCATGGCTGAGCCCGTTACGCGACCACTCTGTTTAACAATGGTCGGCAGCTTATCTAAAGCCCGGCGAACGGCATGAACCGAGGGTATCGCATCGCGCATAGCGGGCTGGTCGACATATTGCTCATCCCACGTCTTCTTAAACTTCTTGTAAGCCGCAGCAACGGTTAACCCTTTGGTGGTGCGGTAGTGGGTCATAAATAGAGGCATCCATTTTATGTGTTCTACAGGCTTACCTTTATTGTGACCGGGAGCCAGTAAGACCAGACGCTCTGCTGAGTTTGATGCACGTTCATAATCCACCACCCAACCATTGAGGGTGCGGGTGCTGACACCAGTGCGCAGACCTTTACGGGCGTTGGCTATCGCTGCTGCTTTCTGCAATTTCTCAGGCAAGGTATTAGATTGTGACTGGTCACAAATGTAATTAATGGCCCGAATGCGTGACAATCCGGCGTTCTGCAAATTGATAACCTCGGCCACCAGAGTGGCGCGGGCATCAGCGATATCACGCTGTAATTTAGTCAGGTTGCCAGTACTCCGCTCCAGCAGTGCGGGGCATTGGCGCATAAGATCTAACTCATGCTTGGCTTTTACTCTCGGGTTTAAATCACCGTTAACAGCTATTTTAACGGCCTTTTTTTCTTCTGCTAACAGAGAGTTAAGGTGACGTTCTTTGATTATGGTCTGAACGTCAGTTGGTAAGCTCTCGACCAGATACTCGTAACTTAACCCTTTAACCCCGGTTAATTTTCTGCGTGTCCATCCTTCGTTTTTAGCTTTTTTACCTAGCCCCTGTGGGGTTTTGGGTAAACCATTAACAGACAGTAATTCATTCAGGGTTATCCAGATCATTTGCCAGCCCTCTCTGCATGGCGAGAGGGCCAAATAACAGCAGGGGATACGCCAATAGCATTCGCGATAATGACTTCTGCTTTCGGGTAAGAACCTCTGAGGGCATTTCTCAATGTGGATGGGGCCAGACCAGCATCGACTGATAAAGAAGTCAGTGATAACCCCTTTTTGTGTATTGCGGCAACGATATCCGCTCTATGCCAATCAGTTTCTTTCATTGTTTTCTTCCCGTTCTATTTGTTTTATGCCAACCTATACGGTTACACAGGTGAGTCACCTAACGGCGTTACACCATGTGGCTAATTTGAATATTAGATAGAAACTCGGTTGTTTTCAAATGGTTTCTTTCAAAGTTTCTTGCAAAATCGATAATTTAAACTCAATTGATTGATATTAATGTGATTTTATTTGATTGAATCTATTTTGCTTTTTTGGTTATTTGTTTCGTTCATGGGGTTTTGTATGAAGCAGGAATGGTATTTGGCTAAGGACTTGGTTCATATCCCAGGTTTGCCATCTACGCCACAAGGAATTAATAAGCGGGCGAAGGTTGAAGGATGGGTGAAAAGACCGGTGAGCGTGCCTGGTGTGCGCGGGCGTTCGTTTGAATACCATATAAATAGCTTGCCGCAGGTGATCCGCCATTATCTTGGCTCGGTGCAGGAAACTGGCAAGAGTCAGGAAGATGTCAATCACAAACGTGAGGACTTTATGAACTTAGACGCGGATACTCAAGAGTGGTTGAAGATTTATCAACTAATGACCGAGGAAGAACGTAGCAGTGCTTTACAGGTTGTTAGGCGCAAGGGGATTGATACTTTGTTGGCTATTACTGACGAAGAGAATCTTTGCTTGATTAGCCTGTCTCCGCAAGCAAAGAAAACAGCATTGTTGCTTGCAAAGCTGCCAGTAGAGAGAGTGAAAGAGATTTTTGATCTCGCTGAGATGGGCGAACAAGGTGCAGTATTAAATATCAACAAAAATTGAAAGTATTGATAGAGATATATTTTCATATTCAATGATTTATCTCATAATTATCATAATGTTTTTAAAGTGGATCATCATATGATCTAATTTATGCAGAATTGAGTGCAAAAAAATGCACTTTTGATTATTTTTTTAGAGACTATGCAAAATCATTGAATCGCCTCTCAAGCCTCGTCCTTCAAGGCATCCCGCCTAAATCAGACTCCCTCTAATCTATGTTAAAATGATCACTCCCCCACAGTTGTGACCTTAAATTTACCTGAAAAAATCAGCGGCAAAGAAAAACAGCTATTGCCCATTAATTATACAGCTAATGCCCGTCATGGTTTGGATCGTATCGAATGGGATGCTACCGATGTAATTAAAGCTGGCGGGCAAGTCAGTGACCTGGGTAATTTGGCTTATCATGTCGCTTTTCCTCCGTATATTGACGGTGCGGTGAATTCCTATGTATTAAGGGGACGAGCGGTTGATAAAAAAGGTAATTATTCAACTTCCAGTTCAACAAATATCTATGTCACGGGGGTGAATATTGATCGCGTTAACAGCATTATTTCTCTCACTCCAGATAATTTACCCGCCAATACAACCAGCCGAAGCATATTGCATCTAACATTAAACACTGATGCCGGTAATGCGGTCAGTGGTGTGGCTGGTCATATCACTTTTGCTGTACGTGATATTTCTGGCCATATTCCTAGAGCTAGAAGTTTACCTCAACCCGTGGTGATAAGTGATGCGCAGGAGATTCAGACCGGCGTTTATGAAGCTTCAGTTACTAGCGGTAGCTTAGTTGGGCGCTTTGAAATAATTCCAAGTGTACGCGGGGTTCAATTAAATCCGATTATTCTTACCCAATCTGCCGATGCCGCGACGGCGACTATTCATGGCAGCGCATCAGTCACATTTTCTACTCCGTCAATTACTGCTAATGGCACAGATAAAAACCATCTTGAAGTGCTGGTGACTGATGCTCTGGGCCATCCAGTGCCAGGTGTCGAGGTCAAATGGGGAAGTGATTTGAACCCCTCAGGTTTGGCGCATATTACCAGTATTACGAATGAATTCGGTATTGCAGAAAATATCTTCAGTTCCACTGTGACCGGAACTGCCAATATTACAGTGCAAGTCGGCACTTCGTTGCCTGTTCAAGCTGGTGCTATAGAAATAACGGCAGATAACAGCGCCATGACGGTAAATGGCAGTCACTTTATCGCCACGCAAACACCTGTGGTGGCGGATGGTACCAATAAAGCTGTTTATAAATTGAAGGTAACAGATAAACAGGGTAATGCCGTTCCGGCCACCGCCGTGGAATGGTTGAGCAATATTGGCTCATTCATTCAGGGTAGTACGACGACCACAGACGCGAATGGAGAAACCTTTATTGAGCTGGTTAGCTCGAAAGCTGAAATTGCCAAAGTGACGGCGATGGTCGGTGGTAAGCCTTATTCAGCCACTGAAGTTATGTTTATTGCCAATCGTCACACTGGCAAGATTGTTATATTGCCGGTAAGCAAAAACCGCGCTGCGGCTAATGGCACTGATAGCATGACTCTTAATGCCAAAATTACTGATGCCAATAATAATCCGATTAAAAATGAATATGTCGGCTGGGATGTACCTAACCATAAGGTGACATTCGATCCTGTAACGAAAAAGACCAAGACTAATGATTTAGGCGAAACGCAGATTACACTCACTAGCACGCAAGTGGGGGATATCACTCTTCATGCCCAGGTTATGAAAAATGATTTGGCCCTTAATCTGGCAACCGAAAAGCTCAGTTTCACTGCTGATACTATCACTGCCAATATTGCTGACTGGTTGGCACCGACGGCGACTAAGTTGATTGCCGATGGCGTGAAAACGGTCAGCTATAAAGTGTTGGTAAAAGATAATAATGGTCATGTGGTGCCAAATAGCCGAGTTATTTGGCAAACCAATTTAGGGGAATTTACTGCGGCGCAGGCGGTAACGGCAATAAGCAACACCGATAGCAATGGGGAGGCTAGCATTATGCTTTCCAGTGTTAAAGCGGGCCTGGCCACGGTGACAGCATCAGTTAATGGTAATAAGCACACATCGTCCGCCAGAGTAGAATTTACGGCGAATAGCAGCACGGCAAAAATTGCCATAGCACCGAATAATCAGAGTGACTTCGTTGCGAATGGTAGCGATAAGGTGACTTACGAGATTACTGTGGTGGATGCGAATAATAACCCAGTGCAAATGGAGGCTATAAGCTGGAAAGATGAAAATGGGCACCCGGTTAGCATTATTCCTATGGTGAGCCAAACGGATAACGCCGGTAAGGCAACCGTCAATATTACCTCTTTAAAAGCGGGCAAAGCACAAATTCGCGCCACACTTGGCAATGCTGATACCGCTATCGCCCAGCAAATTAGCTTTAATGCTGATCGTCAGACCGCGAAGATTAAAAATGTGGCGGTGGTAGGTAATAAACACCCCGAACCTAATGGTTCTAGCTCGCTGAGTTATATTACGACGGTCGAAGATGCCAATGGTAATCCGGTTGGTGGCGTCATTCTAAACTGGGGCAGTAATATCAATAAAGTGGCCAGCCAGACGACGACGACAGATGCCAACGGTATGAGTACGCAAACTCTCACGGGCACTCAAGCCGGTAAGGTTGAAGTTTCTGTGCAGTTAATCTCGGGTAGTCATGCCGGAAAGCTGGAGAAAAACACTGCGGCTGAATTTGTCGCGACAACCCCAGTGATGGCTAATGCGGATTTGTTATTGCAGCCTAATCTGATCATTGCCAATGGCAAACAAACCTCTACGCTGAAATTTACTCTGCGAGATGTTAACCACAACCCAATTTCGGGGCTGAATAAACAGATTGAGATAACTCAGTCGCCGACAAACCATGTCACTATTGGGGCCGTAAGCGAAACCGCAGCGAAAGGGGTTTATCAAGCCACTATATTCGGCGTAACTGAAGGGCCGGTTGATTTAATCGCCAAGGTTAAGGGTTATGGCGTGAGTAAAATGCAGAAGCTTACCCTGCAAGCTGATAATCAAACCGCGACGTTAAAAACAGTGATACCGAGTAAAACCACGGCTCAAGCCAATGGGATCGATGGCATTACATATAATGCTACAGTGATTGATGCCAATGGTAATGCGAGTCTCGACAATGTTTCAGTCGGTTGGAGAACCGATCTGGGTGAACTGCTTGCTATCACCAAAACCAATAAGTTTGGAGTCGCAACGGTGACTCTGACGAGTAAACAAGCCGGTAGCGCCAGGGTTACAGCAATAGTCA contains:
- a CDS encoding DNA-binding protein, yielding MKQEWYLAKDLVHIPGLPSTPQGINKRAKVEGWVKRPVSVPGVRGRSFEYHINSLPQVIRHYLGSVQETGKSQEDVNHKREDFMNLDADTQEWLKIYQLMTEEERSSALQVVRRKGIDTLLAITDEENLCLISLSPQAKKTALLLAKLPVERVKEIFDLAEMGEQGAVLNINKN
- a CDS encoding AAA family ATPase, coding for MTIKTDLIELMERKSLNQTQVSRAIGMSTATVNQYLQDKYNGDLDRVNTEVQAFLDRTREKDKAQRVEVKFVATSASKKALEIIRMAHVDGEINVIYGEAGLGKTMALKAYASQNSTALLIEVDPSFTARVLLEEICNRLGLSPRGNMHETFELCSNKLRDSGYVLLIDEGELLPHRSLEVLRRLHDKSGIGVVLVGMPRLLINLKGKRGEFVQLYSRVAFALNIGNALPKDDVSAIAASVLPEVADDINEALYQESKGNARRLFKLLRGAIRLSHINDMSVGVSSVRQAAKMLIN
- a CDS encoding Mu transposase C-terminal domain-containing protein — protein: MIWITLNELLSVNGLPKTPQGLGKKAKNEGWTRRKLTGVKGLSYEYLVESLPTDVQTIIKERHLNSLLAEEKKAVKIAVNGDLNPRVKAKHELDLMRQCPALLERSTGNLTKLQRDIADARATLVAEVINLQNAGLSRIRAINYICDQSQSNTLPEKLQKAAAIANARKGLRTGVSTRTLNGWVVDYERASNSAERLVLLAPGHNKGKPVEHIKWMPLFMTHYRTTKGLTVAAAYKKFKKTWDEQYVDQPAMRDAIPSVHAVRRALDKLPTIVKQSGRVTGSAMRALNTYVKRDWSQMPVNGVWIGDGHSMKMKVAHPDHGRPFTPEITLVIDGRTRYVVGWSLSLAENVIAVADALRHGMQHHGIPLIYYSDNGAGQTANILDADITGIFSRLGVEHPTGIPGNPQARGIIERLNREIPARIARKFATYNGKSADRETVRMVSVDLNSAFNAQGKNKELNSRQKAAMAKLPSWRQLIDAIEDEIEDYNERHRHSSLPCREDGKHYTAAEYRQLLLAEETIDRLSDIELRDMFRPQIIRTVNRGWFPLFKNEYFSQDLIQVDGEQVLVEFDIHDASSVTVRRLDGSFICTAIVNGNTRAAFPVDYIQKVAKDRHSRRMKLVEQKAEEINAELNPVLTAESAPDFGSLIQGDISRINDDREEMFLFQSDRDEYLKTHGHKKAAI
- a CDS encoding helix-turn-helix domain-containing protein — protein: MKETDWHRADIVAAIHKKGLSLTSLSVDAGLAPSTLRNALRGSYPKAEVIIANAIGVSPAVIWPSRHAERAGK